In Neoarius graeffei isolate fNeoGra1 chromosome 17, fNeoGra1.pri, whole genome shotgun sequence, a single window of DNA contains:
- the LOC132901236 gene encoding olfactory receptor 51I2-like, giving the protein MTHDCCARPNSNHINKFADDTTVVGLISNDDDSAYREEVHQLINCAVESVKSTKFLGVHITDDLTWTTNTTSLVKKAQQRLHFLCRMRRADLPPSALTTFYRGAIESILTSSLGVKMVAETSLINSNLTRFMAILTMEKLDLPPSSALSVFIFGIITYCLILFLHSMLLVAIVVKKDLHKPMYILLFNLSICDLLGSTAFYPQLVCSILSQTREISYLACALQGLFIHLYGNGSLLFLTVMSYDRYIAICQPLRYHNIMTQAVLIKFIFLVWSVNCTMIGTSFVLTLSKEICRTNIVDTFCNNPSLMRLSCEDTRVVNYYGLFTIALSQGSSVLIVSLTYIKILITCLSTQQKNSIRKAMQTCGTHLVVFLSFEVNGFLALLSHRLETVSPHLRRAFGVSIIIFPPILNPLIYGLKTREIRQTIFKFFKRKIASR; this is encoded by the exons ATGACCCATGACTGTTGTGCCAGACCCAACTCTAACCACATcaacaagtttgcagatgacacaacagtggtgggcctcatcagcaacGATGATGactcagcctacagagaggaggtacacCAACTCATCAACTG TGCTGTGGAATCAGTgaaaagcaccaagttcctgggggtgcacatcacagatgacCTGACATGGACAACTAACACCACCTCCCTTGTCAAGAAAGCACAGCAACGCCTCCACTTCCTATGCAGGATGAGGAGAGCCGACCTCCCCCCTTCTGCACTCACCACCTTCTACAGGGgtgccattgagagcatcctcaccAGCA GCCTTGGAGTTAAAATGGTGGCAGAGACATCTCTTATTAATTCAAATTTAACACGTTTCATGGCAATTCTGACCATGGAAAAGTTGGACCTACCACCATCTAGTGCTTTGTCTGTGTTCATTTTTGGGATCATCACATACTGTTTAATTTTGTTCCTCCACTCCATGTTACTTGTGGCAATTGTTGTAAAAAAGGATCTCCATAAACCTATGTACATACTGCTATTTAATTTATCCATATGTGACCTTTTGGGATCTACAGCTTTTTACCCTCAGCTGGTTTGTAGCATATTGTCTCAGACTCGAGAAATCTCCTACCTTGCCTGTGCCTTACAAGGCCTGTTTATTCACCTATATGGGAATGGATCTCTTTTATTTCTCACTGTTATGTCTTATGACAGATATATTGCCATTTgccagcctttgagatatcataATATAATGACACAAGCTGTTTTGATAAAATTTATCTTCTTGGTCTGGTCTGTAAATTGTACTATGATTGGGACTTCATTTGTGCTCACATTAAGCAAAGAAATCTGCAGGACAAATATAGTGGACACATTCTGCAATAATCCATCATTAATGAGGTTAAGCTGTGAGGATACAAGAGTAGTTAACTACTACGGCTTGTTTACTATCGCTCTTTCCCAAGGCTCTTCCGTACTGATAGTGTCATTAACATATATCAAAATCCTAATTACCTGTCTTTCTACACAACAGAAAAATTCTATAAGGAAGGCAATGCAAACCTGTGGGACACATTTAGTTGTTTTTCTGAGTTTTGAGGTTAATGGATTCTTAGCACTGCTTTCTCACAGGTTAGAAACAGTATCTCCACACTTAAGAAGAGCCTTTGGTGTTTCAATTATTATTTTTCCTCCAATTCTTAACCCACTTATTTATGGATTGAAAACAAGGGAAATCCGACAAACTATATTTAAGTTCTTCAAAAGAAAGATCGCTTCTAGATAA